Sequence from the Pseudomonas sp. LS.1a genome:
TCATCGCACAACCACCCATGCCACCGCACAGGCCGGAAACCATATTGGCCGCGCCCAGTGCCACGCACTCGCGGTCCGGGTAGCCACGGCTTTCGGTGATTTCATCGGTCAGGTTGAGCGTAAGCAGGGTTTCCAGCAGGCCGACCATGGCCATCAGCACCGCGTAAGGGACGATGATCTTCAGGGTTTCAAGATTCCACGGTACGTCCGGCAGCGCCAGGTGCGGCAGGCCACCGGCGATGTTCGCCATATCGCCCAGGGTGCGAGTGGGCAGACCCAGCAGGTACACCAGCACACCAACGCTGAGGATCGCCACCAACGCCGGCGGCACCGCACGGGTCAGTTTCGGCAACACATAAACCACCAGCATGGTCAGCGCCACCAGGCCCACCATCAGGTACAGCGGCGCACCGCTGAGCCAGTGCTCACCCTGCTTGAAATGCTCCAGCTGGGCCAGGGCGATGACAATGGCCAGGCCATTGACGAAGCCGAGCATCACCGGGTACGGCACCAACCGCACCAGCTTGCCCAGGCGCAGCAAGCCGAACAGGATCATCACCACGCCCCCCAGCAGCACCGTCGCCAGCAGGTACTGCGCACCGTGCTGCACCACCAGCGCGACGATCACCACCGCCATCGAGCCGGCAGCGCCGGAAATCATCCCCGGCCGGCCACCGAACAGCGCCGTCAGGGTGCAGATGATGAAGGCGCCATACAGACCCATCAGCGGGTTCAGGTGAGCCACCAGGGCAAAGGCGATGCACTCGGGCACCAGGGCGAACGAGGTGGTCAGGCCGGCGAGCAGGTCGGCGCGGAGTCGGGCGGGTTTCATGAGCATCCTGTGAGGCGGTCCGGGCGGACGGTACAAAAACAAGGGGCGCGATGTTACGGAATTTGTCTGACAGCGGCCACCGCTCAAGGGGTTCTATAACGTGAAACCAGCAGAAGCCAGGCAAATTTGCCATCATGAACATTCCACCTGCGGAGATCATGGACATGCCGCTACGCCCCCTTCTCGCCTCCCTGCTGCTGGTCGCCAGCCTTACCGCCCAGGCCGCCACCGAGGTCGTACCGCTACAACACCGCAGCAGCGCCGAACTGCTGCCCGCCGCCCAGGCGTTCATCGGCAAGGACGGCACGGTCAGCGCCTTCGAGAACAAGCTGATCGTCAACGCCAGTGCCGAGCGCATCGACGACCTGCGCGCCTTGCTGCAACAGCTGGACACCGCGCCCAAGCGCCTGCTGATCAGCGTCGACAACAACGACAGCAACTTCCAGGACAACCGTGGCAACGCGCGTGTCATCCACTACGGCACCAGTAACCGTGACGGCGGCATGCAGCAGATCCAGGCCAGCGAAGGCCAGCCGGCACTGATCCAGATAGGCCAGAGCATCCCGATCACCAGCACCAGCACCGACGGCTACGGGCGCATCCAGAGCAACACCGAATACCGCAACGTGACCCAGGGTTTCTACGTCACCCCAAGCCTGAGTGGCGATATGGTTCGTCTGCAAATAAGCACCAATAATGACCGCATCAGCCATGAACGTGCAGATGTAGTGAATGTGCAAAGCACCGACACGACGGTCACCGGCAAGCTCGGCGAATGGATCACACTGGCCGGGCACAATCAGCAGAGCCAAGCCGATCGCAGCACATCAAGCCTCAGTTACAGCACCCAGCGCGGTGAAAACATGACTTTACGTGTCAAAGTCGACCTTCTCGACTGATCCCAGGCAATTCAAGGCCTCGACCAAAGGCCTTGAAACTGACTGCCAGGTCGCATTAGACCAAAGATGTAGTAAGAGAAAAAAACCACTACAAAACATTTGACAGGGTCTTTTTCCCAAGGGCATGATGGCCTCGCTCCCGCTAATCAGGGGCCCTGGCAAGGGCCTTCGAGGCGTGCTCCTCCCACCCCTGGAGGCGCCTCGTGTCTATACGGCCCACAAGGCGGTTCGACGGGATTGCGACTGCAACGAAGAAGTTGTCCCGAGGGACGGAAGCGCATCACCGCAGTACTGGCAATCGCGTAGCACCGCAGCAAGGCAACCACGAGCCAACCTGCCGGAGCACCCTTTCGCCTGGCCTGCACACCCTTCCCCTTCGAGCCTTCGCGTTCGCCGCCGCACTCCTGCGAACAGGACAGCCGCCAGCTCCTGATCTGCTCCGAGCATCAGCACAATTACCCCAAGATCGATGCGACGAGGTTTATTTCCATGGCACTGACACGCGAACAGCAAATTGCAGCCCTCGAGAAAGACTGGGCCGAGAACCCGCGCTGGAAAGGCGTGACCCGTACCTACACCGCCGCTGATGTCGTTCGCCTGCGTGGCTCCCTGCAGCCGGAGCACACCCTGGCGCGCCTGGGTGCAGAAAAACTGTGGAAGCTGGTCACCGAAGGTGCCCACCCGTCCTTCCGCCCAGAAAAAGATTTCGTCAACTGCATGGGCGCCCTGACCGGCGGCCAGGCAGTGCAGCAGGTCAAGGCCGGCATCCAGGCCATCTACCTGTCCGGCTGGCAGGTTGCCGCCGACAACAACTCGGCCGAGTCCATGTACCC
This genomic interval carries:
- a CDS encoding SulP family inorganic anion transporter, encoding MKPARLRADLLAGLTTSFALVPECIAFALVAHLNPLMGLYGAFIICTLTALFGGRPGMISGAAGSMAVVIVALVVQHGAQYLLATVLLGGVVMILFGLLRLGKLVRLVPYPVMLGFVNGLAIVIALAQLEHFKQGEHWLSGAPLYLMVGLVALTMLVVYVLPKLTRAVPPALVAILSVGVLVYLLGLPTRTLGDMANIAGGLPHLALPDVPWNLETLKIIVPYAVLMAMVGLLETLLTLNLTDEITESRGYPDRECVALGAANMVSGLCGGMGGCAMIGQTVINLSSNGRGRLSGVVAGVMVLLFVLFLSPLIERIPLAALVGVMFVVAQQTFAWASLRVLHKVPLSDVLAIIAVTVVTVLTDLAVAVLFGVVIAAVNFAWQHARELYADSHEDGEGGKRYQVHGTLFFASTTPFLNQFDPANDPAKVTLDCQHLSFVDYSAIAALKTLRERYARAGKQLRVVHLSERCKKLLKRAGEQH
- a CDS encoding secretin N-terminal domain-containing protein, which encodes MNIPPAEIMDMPLRPLLASLLLVASLTAQAATEVVPLQHRSSAELLPAAQAFIGKDGTVSAFENKLIVNASAERIDDLRALLQQLDTAPKRLLISVDNNDSNFQDNRGNARVIHYGTSNRDGGMQQIQASEGQPALIQIGQSIPITSTSTDGYGRIQSNTEYRNVTQGFYVTPSLSGDMVRLQISTNNDRISHERADVVNVQSTDTTVTGKLGEWITLAGHNQQSQADRSTSSLSYSTQRGENMTLRVKVDLLD